The following are encoded in a window of Amaranthus tricolor cultivar Red isolate AtriRed21 chromosome 2, ASM2621246v1, whole genome shotgun sequence genomic DNA:
- the LOC130806405 gene encoding uncharacterized protein LOC130806405, with protein sequence MITPLGGVSISPPVRFITFKPTKSLLPFFSIRKGKCLSYFSLFSLTPRRMPRASSKKTGQSNSTAANASGDLFRSVSNKASSKELERIDHLFYTYANRSSGVIDPDGIETLCLDMEVDHTDVRVLMLAWKMSAEKQGYFTLEEWRRGLKALRVDTIAKLKKALPELEKEVKRTSNFVGFYQYAFRYCLTEEKQKSIDIESICQLLDLVLGSQFRAQVDYFVEYLKAQNDYKVINMDQWMGFYRFCNEISFPDFSNYDSDLAWPLILDNFVDWMKAKQSL encoded by the exons TCACCTTCAAACCGACGAAAAGCTTGTTGCCCTTTTTCTCAATCCGAAAGGGGAAGTGTTTGTCGTActtttctctcttctccctTACTCCTCGAAGGATGCCTCGCGCTTCATCGAAGAAAACGGGGCAATCTAATTCTACCGCTGCTAACGCCTCTGGCGATCTCTTCCGCTCcg TTTCAAATAAAGCTAGTTCAAAGGAGTTGGAAAGAATTGATCACTTGTTCTATACTTATGCCAATAGATCGTCCGGTGTGATTGA TCCAGATGGTATAGAGACGTTGTGTTTAGACATGGAAGTCGATCATACTGACGTCAGAGTATTAATGCTTGCTTG GAAAATGAGTGCTGAGAAACAGGGTTACTTCACTCTG GAGGAGTGGCGGAGAGGCCTCAAGGCTTTGAGGGTTGATACAATTGCAAAATTAAAGAAGGCACTTCCTGAGCTtgagaaagag gttaAAAGGACATCAAATTTTGTAGGCTTCTATCAGTATGCATTCCGTTACTGTTTGACAG AGGAAAAGCAGAAGAGTATAGACATTGAAAGCATTTGTCAATTGTTGGATCTTGTACTAGGATCTCAATTCAGAGCCCAAGTTGATTACTTTGTTGAATACTTGAAG GCGCAGAATGATTACAAGGTcataaacatggatcaatggatGGGATTTTACCGATTCTGCAATGAG ATAAGTTTTCCAGACTTCAGCAACTATGATTCAGACCTTGCTTGGCCATTGATCCTGGACAACTTTGTTGATTGGATGAAAGCAAAGCAGAGCTTGTAA